In Hyphomicrobiales bacterium, a single genomic region encodes these proteins:
- a CDS encoding dicarboxylate--CoA ligase PimA has protein sequence MPGETDWLAGFKPHPLHHYLDKTVAEYGAKKAVDFFGLTWSWSEVGAMVDKVAARLQAMGVAKGVQVGLCLPNTPYYPVFYFAVLKIGGTVVNYNPLYVERELSFQVEDSRTSIMVTLDLKAIYDKVEAVRAKGLLSHIIVCPMADILPQPKRLLFRLFKRKEMAAVRYDGAHIAFADMLASSGSLRPVDIDPQNDIAVLQYTGGTTGTPKGAMLTHANLCANTEQVRAAFPGAKRGEERLLALLPFFHVFAMTVVQNYSVAIGAQMVLMPRLDMGLLFKTITRTKPTLFPGVPTIYTAILNAPQAKTTDLGSIRFCLSGGAPLPVEVKEQFESLTGCKLVEGYGLTESSPVVSVNPPEGVVKAGSIGMPVVGTEVQIRDLEDKRKVLEQGGRGEVAVRGPQVMKGYWERPGESGATLVDGWLMTGDVGYIDEDGYIFLVDRIKDLILCSGYNVYPRVVEEALYQHPDVVETIVIAVTDKYRGQAPKAFVKRAAGSQITADELMAFLRDQISKIEMPREIEFRDELPKTMVGKLSKKELIEEEAEKASKAEG, from the coding sequence ATGCCGGGCGAAACCGATTGGCTTGCCGGGTTCAAGCCGCATCCGCTGCACCACTATCTCGACAAGACGGTCGCCGAGTACGGCGCCAAGAAGGCCGTCGACTTCTTCGGGCTGACATGGAGCTGGAGCGAAGTCGGCGCGATGGTCGACAAGGTGGCGGCGCGCCTGCAGGCGATGGGCGTTGCCAAGGGCGTGCAGGTCGGCCTTTGTTTGCCGAATACGCCCTACTACCCGGTGTTCTACTTCGCGGTGCTGAAGATCGGCGGCACGGTGGTCAACTACAATCCTCTCTACGTGGAGCGGGAGCTGTCGTTCCAGGTCGAGGACTCGCGCACCTCGATCATGGTCACGCTTGATCTGAAAGCGATCTACGACAAGGTCGAGGCGGTGCGGGCGAAGGGCCTGTTGAGCCACATCATCGTGTGCCCGATGGCCGATATCCTGCCGCAGCCGAAGCGGCTGCTGTTCCGCCTGTTCAAGCGCAAGGAAATGGCGGCGGTGCGCTATGACGGCGCCCATATCGCCTTTGCCGATATGCTCGCGTCGAGCGGCTCGTTGCGCCCGGTCGATATCGATCCGCAAAACGATATCGCCGTGCTGCAATATACCGGCGGCACGACCGGTACGCCGAAGGGCGCGATGCTCACGCACGCCAATCTGTGCGCCAACACCGAGCAGGTGCGGGCGGCGTTCCCCGGCGCGAAACGCGGCGAGGAGCGGCTGCTGGCGTTGCTGCCCTTCTTCCACGTCTTCGCGATGACCGTGGTGCAGAACTATTCGGTCGCGATTGGCGCGCAGATGGTGCTGATGCCGCGGCTCGACATGGGGCTGCTGTTCAAGACCATCACCCGCACCAAGCCGACGTTGTTCCCCGGCGTGCCGACGATCTACACGGCGATTCTTAACGCACCGCAGGCCAAGACGACCGATCTCGGTTCGATCCGGTTCTGCCTGTCAGGCGGCGCGCCGCTTCCGGTCGAGGTCAAGGAACAGTTCGAGAGCCTGACCGGCTGCAAGCTGGTCGAGGGCTACGGACTGACCGAATCCTCGCCGGTGGTCAGCGTCAATCCGCCCGAGGGTGTGGTTAAGGCCGGCTCTATCGGCATGCCGGTGGTCGGTACCGAGGTGCAGATTCGCGATCTGGAGGACAAGCGCAAGGTTCTCGAGCAGGGTGGGCGCGGCGAGGTCGCCGTTCGCGGCCCTCAGGTCATGAAGGGTTATTGGGAACGTCCCGGCGAGAGCGGCGCGACGCTGGTCGATGGCTGGCTGATGACCGGCGATGTCGGCTATATCGACGAGGACGGCTACATCTTCCTCGTCGACCGGATCAAGGACCTCATCCTGTGTTCGGGCTATAACGTCTATCCGCGCGTTGTCGAGGAAGCGCTTTATCAGCATCCGGATGTGGTCGAGACCATCGTCATTGCGGTCACCGACAAATATCGCGGCCAGGCACCGAAAGCCTTCGTGAAACGCGCTGCCGGATCGCAAATCACCGCTGACGAGTTGATGGCCTTCCTGCGCGATCAGATTTCCAAGATCGAAATGCCGCGCGAGATCGAATTCCGCGATGAGTTGCCGAAGACCATGGTCGGCAAGCTGTCGAAGAAGGAATTGATCGAGGAAGAGGCCGAAAAGGCATCGAAGGCCGAGGGCTGA
- a CDS encoding uracil-DNA glycosylase, translating to MPSDFDADPGDARALLEFYLEAGIDCALSEEPVDRFVESRNPRPAMMPAMPAESRSPTAIPVQDAQPVRGAQQAPQTSRGQPPVARAPQAGAVSGPAAASGGPKDAAVMAAREAARQAHDLDSLRQTLETFEGCSLRFTAKNLVFADGSANARVMMVGEAPGRDEDIQGVPFVGRSGRLLDRMLEAIGLAREDVYIANVVPWRPPGNRMPSPTETEICRPFIERQIELVDPDILVLLGGASAKQLLGTSQGILKLCGKWHGFSTGKREIRAIATLHPAYLLRQPLEKRLAWRDFLSIKAALEEGR from the coding sequence ATGCCGAGCGATTTCGACGCCGATCCGGGCGACGCGCGCGCGCTTCTGGAGTTCTATCTGGAAGCGGGGATCGACTGCGCGCTGTCGGAGGAGCCGGTTGACCGGTTCGTTGAAAGCCGTAATCCACGCCCGGCGATGATGCCGGCGATGCCTGCCGAATCCCGTTCGCCGACGGCCATTCCCGTGCAGGACGCGCAGCCGGTTCGTGGCGCGCAACAGGCGCCGCAAACGAGCCGGGGCCAGCCGCCGGTGGCGCGGGCACCCCAGGCAGGCGCCGTTTCGGGTCCTGCGGCGGCTTCGGGCGGGCCGAAGGACGCGGCGGTGATGGCCGCGCGCGAGGCGGCGCGCCAGGCGCATGATCTCGACAGCCTGCGTCAGACGCTTGAGACCTTCGAGGGCTGCAGCCTGCGCTTCACCGCGAAGAATCTGGTGTTTGCCGATGGCAGCGCGAATGCGCGCGTGATGATGGTGGGCGAAGCGCCGGGGCGTGACGAGGACATTCAGGGCGTGCCCTTCGTCGGCCGCTCGGGGCGGCTGCTCGATCGCATGCTCGAAGCGATCGGGCTTGCCCGCGAAGACGTCTACATCGCCAATGTCGTGCCGTGGCGGCCGCCGGGAAACCGCATGCCGAGCCCGACGGAGACCGAGATCTGCCGGCCGTTCATCGAACGCCAGATCGAACTGGTCGACCCGGATATTCTGGTTCTGCTCGGTGGCGCGTCGGCCAAGCAGCTGCTCGGCACCAGCCAGGGCATCCTGAAGCTGTGCGGCAAGTGGCACGGTTTTTCGACGGGCAAGCGGGAGATCCGCGCGATCGCGACGCTGCATCCGGCTTATCTCCTTCGCCAGCCGCTGGAGAAGCGTTTGGCGTGGCGCGATTTCCTGTCGATCAAGGCCGCGCTTGAGGAAGGCCGCTGA